CACATCTGCAGCGACCGCCATCTGCTTCTCCCTGTTCACTGAAAAAGAGGTGGCCTCTGTGGAAACGAAGTGAACGAGAAAGTGACCACACATAGCGATCACAGTGCCGAACAGGGGCAACTTCAGCAGGCTCGCCTTGGCAAACGACTTCACCTTGTAGATGTAGCGGAACGGGGCACACCACAAGAAAAGGATTGTGTCGAAGAAACTCGTGTGGCACAGGCATAGGTCGTGTTGCACCGTGATGGACGAAAACAACAGCGATCCAGGCAAGTGCTCCACACGAATGTGCGGACTATTAAAGCGCAGCCAATATCCGAATGTgatcacacacacgcaacgaGTCAGCGACTGCATTGTTGCGATGTCCAAGAGatgcgccttctccagcaggtGGAGCACCATAGCACCAATCCAGCTCATGATCACACAGAGTACCAAGTGGAACGtgtgccacacacgcatcacaATAAGAGGCACCTTGCGCTCACGAAGCAGGCGAAGAAAAACACCGTAAACGGCGACGAAGATAAGCCACGATAGAACGCACATTTTGTCACTCTGCAGTCTTGGCAGGCGAACTCCTCACAACCAGGAACAGTAAAAGGGAGTAAAGtaaggagaggggaggccCAGCGGAAACAGCTGCTGAGCATAAACGTGCGTAGAAAGGTAAAACACACGCATAAACACAAGAAACCACAGCGTTTTGAGAGTTGTTGTTGATGTTGgtgcttttttcttctgtgcgAATACATTCATGAAGAGATACAAACAAGGGGCCGTGGTGttcggggagggggggaagaatACAGTGACGAACGTGGGCGTGTGGAGGCAATTTCATTTGTGTGAATTAgtgcaaaagagagggaggaacgGAGATGGAGAAACTGCGGAGGATggcgaggcgcagcagtTGAAGGGGTCCGTAACAAAGCATGAGTACTACGGGGAGACGTCGAGGGCCACGGAattgaggaggaagggggtggagaaCTCTTGTGGGGATGCACTGACAAGAGGAGCGAGGAAAGGGACAGGAAGATCAAGAGTAGGGGGGTCAAACACGCGCGATCTGCTCGTGCCTGTCCCACGCACTACGCCCCGCTCATTTTACGTGTCTCTCTGTATTGCAATTAACTTTTATCCGAAGTTTTTCTGAGGTAGCTACCTGCACCTGTACACAAGCAGCTTTGTCCCTTACCACTTGTTTTATTTCGATCAAATCGTGTGTGGTCGTCCTCTAAGCGATAAGTACGGAACGATGACCCTTTGCCGAGCCAAtccaaccccccccccctcccgccgccgccgcctcctcctcctcctctcattGTCCACTCTAACAGTGCAAGCAAAAACAagcgcaaaagagagaacgcaTGAAGGACGGATATAAAGAGGCGTGTGGGATCGAAGCCGGGGGGAAGGCCATCACCTTCGCGTGCAATTCAAAGGCGCGCTCGCTGATTCGGTGGTCTCGCTGCATCCATCTAAGCGTCTTGACGCGTCAGTCGGCATGTACATTTTCTCGACTTCACGCTCCCCAAGAGACaccaccgacacacacacacacacacacacacacacacacacacacacacacttgaGCCTCAGgacagcaccacctcctcacaAGGGTACTTCTGTTGCTTCGTAAGCTCGCCTTGTACCCGTCCGCCTCTCAGGGAAAACAAAGGCTTAACCGCGCTCTAAAAGCACACAGAGCAAATCCGAGCGCGCGCCCACGCAGCAGAGACTTTTTACACaacaagagcaaaaaaaGGCGCTGGGTGCAACGCGCAtgggtacacacacacacgtccccACatccgaaaaaaaaaaataagagTTTTTGCAACAGCAGAAAGACAATAAATAAACACAAACACCAAAACTATAATGTTTCCCTTAAACATGTCCATGGTGGAGTCGAAAATGAGTCGAACTCCGCTCCACCCGTGCCTGTCCCACAGACCCATCGCgtcgtgcgaagcagcacaccacaTACGCGGTACACCAATGCGCCGACACAGCCATCCCCGCACGGCCGCCCTCCGCCTCAagcgctgcccacccaccaacGCTCCGCACGTCGCCGTGCAGCCGCCCCCTACAAGGCCGGCCGTCACGTGGTGCGACCCACGGCGTGGCCCAGGCCCCACGCACccgcaagcagcgagggccgcgtGAGATGCATTCGAGCCGCGCTGACACCCCGCCCATCATGCccgcggcagaggcgtgcccgctgtcgccggtcgctccgacgccacgccgtccaggacattacaccgccggcatccgcagtgATGCACCGCGCCTTGACCTCCCCGTGTCGCAGGCGCTGGACCACGCTaccaccagaagtggttcGGTGGAGGTAGGGattgggggaaggggagggtgTCAGGCAGGCCCTCCCACCGAGTGGGGTACGAGACCCTGGACACCGCGCAGTGAAGTGTTGCCCCCTCCTGTCCGGTTAGCAGGGACATCAGGGAGAAAGTAGGAAGAGACAGAAAGACAAACAGAGACAGCGtgaaaaggaaggaaggaagggacACACGAGAACGGCAGGCAACACGAGgcagtgcgcgcacacacacacacgcagagagaaaaacggAAAAGTACGCTCAACTGTGAGCGACAGCGCGAAagcaaggcgaagaaggaaCCCGAGGAAaacgagaggaaaagaagaggcagcgcgAAAGggccagcgaggaggaggaggaaaaacagaagaagagagaaaccgGGGGAGTGGATGGGGGAGAGGCTAAGCACTGACGCAAATACCGGCAAAgccagaaaaagaaaggagaacgcACGCTCAAGGGGCCCCTGTGTTTACGTTTGTTTCAGCGAATTGGACAAGGAGATCGGttgagaagaggaaagggggcgGAAGAGCAAATCACCGAAAGAGCGGacgatggagagagagaaa
This Leishmania panamensis strain MHOM/PA/94/PSC-1 chromosome 29 sequence DNA region includes the following protein-coding sequences:
- a CDS encoding phospholipid/glycerol acyltransferase, putative (TriTrypDB/GeneDB-style sysID: LpmP.29.2300); amino-acid sequence: MCVLSWLIFVAVYGVFLRLLRERKVPLIVMRVWHTFHLVLCVIMSWIGAMVLHLLEKAHLLDIATMQSLTRCVCVITFGYWLRFNSPHIRVEHLPGSLLFSSITVQHDLCLCHTSFFDTILFLWCAPFRYIYKVKSFAKASLLKLPLFGTVIAMCGHFLVHFVSTEATSFSVNREKQMAVAADVEDFLSKGGSLCLFPEGVLNRTPEVLKDFRLGSFNTILKHKLPLYYCVTYGNHEVWSPSLKGVPGYPADIYVYIGKYEYDADKVDAQSLASGLREEMQKHISKMMLLREKRGYKPWCVAPHTD